One window of the Rufibacter radiotolerans genome contains the following:
- the rfbB gene encoding dTDP-glucose 4,6-dehydratase, with translation MKILLTGGAGFIGSHVVRLFVNKYPHYQIFNLDKLTYAGNLQNLKDVEDAPNYTFLKGDITDQEFINNLFQEHQFDAVMHLAAESHVDRSITDPMAFVRTNVNGTCNLLHAAKELWKSDFTGKTFYHISTDEVYGSLGETGLFTEETAYDPRSPYSASKASSDHFVRAYYHTYGLPVKVSNCSNNYGPNHFPEKLIPLALNNIKNNKSVPVYGKGENIRDWLYVIDHARAIDDVFHKGKVGETYNIGGVNEWRNIDLIHLLCDIMDEKLGREQGTSRKLITFVTDRAGHDLRYAIDSSKIMKELGWAPSVTFEEGLEKTVEWYLDNEEWLNNVTSGSYQEYYKGQYTR, from the coding sequence ATGAAAATACTGTTAACAGGAGGCGCCGGTTTTATAGGATCACATGTGGTGCGGTTGTTTGTCAATAAGTACCCGCATTACCAGATCTTCAACCTGGACAAACTTACCTATGCCGGCAACCTGCAGAACCTGAAAGATGTAGAAGATGCCCCCAACTACACGTTCCTGAAAGGCGATATCACCGACCAGGAGTTTATCAACAACCTCTTTCAAGAGCATCAGTTTGACGCCGTAATGCATCTGGCGGCAGAGTCGCACGTGGACCGTTCCATCACCGATCCTATGGCTTTTGTTAGGACCAATGTGAACGGAACCTGCAACCTGCTGCATGCGGCCAAAGAACTCTGGAAATCTGATTTCACAGGTAAAACCTTCTACCATATCTCCACGGATGAGGTGTATGGCTCCTTAGGTGAAACCGGCTTGTTCACGGAAGAGACGGCTTATGATCCCCGGTCACCGTATTCTGCTTCCAAGGCTAGTTCAGATCACTTTGTGCGGGCTTATTACCATACCTATGGCTTGCCGGTAAAAGTGTCAAACTGCTCCAATAACTATGGACCTAACCATTTTCCGGAGAAGCTCATTCCGCTGGCGCTCAACAATATCAAGAACAACAAGTCGGTGCCGGTATATGGCAAAGGCGAGAATATCCGGGATTGGTTATATGTGATTGACCATGCCCGCGCGATTGATGACGTATTCCACAAAGGCAAAGTAGGGGAAACCTATAATATTGGCGGTGTCAACGAATGGCGCAATATTGACCTGATCCATTTGCTGTGTGACATCATGGATGAGAAGCTAGGCCGGGAGCAAGGAACCTCCAGAAAGCTGATCACCTTTGTAACTGATAGAGCCGGGCATGACCTGCGTTACGCCATTGACTCTTCCAAAATCATGAAGGAACTGGGCTGGGCCCCGTCTGTTACTTTTGAGGAAGGCTTGGAGAAGACGGTGGAGTGGTACCTTGACAATGAGGAGTGGCTCAACAATGTTACCTCTGGTAGTTACCAGGAATATTACAAAGGGCAATACACGCGCTAG
- the galE gene encoding UDP-glucose 4-epimerase GalE: MSKILVTGGAGYIGSHTVVELAQAGYTPIIVDNFSNSEESVLEGLAQILGKEVVCYKVDCTDASALQEVFSKEGDITGVIHFAAFKAVGESVKEPLKYYHNNVTGLVTLLQAMEKNNLTQLVFSSSCTVYGIPEKLPVTEETPTQKANSPYGNTKKIDEEILQDVANSGSYSVKSIALRYFNPVGAHESALIGELPLGVPSNLVPFITQTAAGIRESLTVFGTDYDTPDGSNIRDYVHVVDLAKAHVAAIKRLEKAEAVPYEVFNIGTGKGSSVLEVIKAFENATGQKFNYKIGPRRAGDVPAIYADVTKATQELGFQTSLSLEDSLGSSWAWQKQLMKK; this comes from the coding sequence ATGAGTAAGATTCTTGTAACAGGCGGAGCGGGCTATATTGGGTCGCATACCGTAGTGGAACTGGCGCAGGCTGGTTATACACCAATCATAGTTGATAATTTCAGCAATTCTGAGGAAAGTGTGCTGGAGGGGCTTGCGCAAATATTGGGTAAAGAGGTAGTCTGCTATAAAGTAGACTGCACTGACGCCTCTGCGTTACAAGAGGTTTTCTCAAAAGAAGGTGATATCACAGGCGTGATTCATTTCGCTGCCTTTAAGGCGGTAGGTGAGTCTGTAAAGGAGCCTTTGAAGTATTACCATAACAATGTGACGGGTTTAGTGACCCTACTGCAGGCTATGGAAAAGAATAACCTGACCCAACTGGTATTCTCTTCTTCCTGTACGGTTTATGGTATTCCGGAGAAGCTGCCTGTTACGGAGGAAACGCCTACCCAAAAAGCAAACTCGCCATACGGCAATACCAAGAAGATTGACGAGGAAATTTTGCAGGATGTGGCCAACAGCGGAAGCTATTCAGTAAAATCCATTGCCCTCCGGTACTTCAACCCAGTAGGGGCCCATGAATCTGCCCTCATTGGAGAATTGCCGTTGGGAGTTCCAAGTAACCTGGTTCCTTTCATTACCCAAACTGCTGCTGGAATCCGGGAGAGTCTCACCGTCTTTGGTACCGATTATGATACTCCGGATGGAAGTAATATCCGGGATTACGTGCATGTGGTAGATTTAGCGAAAGCCCACGTGGCCGCCATTAAACGCTTGGAGAAAGCAGAAGCCGTGCCGTATGAGGTATTCAACATTGGGACCGGGAAAGGCAGCAGCGTGCTGGAGGTAATCAAAGCTTTTGAAAACGCCACCGGCCAGAAGTTCAACTATAAAATTGGGCCGCGCCGTGCGGGTGACGTGCCTGCCATCTATGCTGATGTGACCAAAGCCACCCAAGAACTAGGGTTTCAAACTTCTCTGTCTTTAGAAGACAGCTTAGGAAGCTCCTGGGCCTGGCAAAAGCAATTGATGAAGAAATAG
- a CDS encoding nucleotide sugar dehydrogenase has protein sequence MYQQLLNKEAKLAVIGLGYVGLPIALEFAKKISVIGFDINEKRVDLMKNNVDPSGELEASAFEGCDITFTHDLEVLREARFFIVAVPTPIDAYALPDLKPLLGASATVGKVLKKGDYVVFESTVYPGCTEEDCIPVLERESGLKFPTDFKVGYSPERINPGDKEHTLTKIVKVVSGCDAESLDVVAKVYELVIEAGVHRASSIKVAEAAKIIENTQRDVNIALMNELSIIFDRMNINTYEVLEASGTKWNFLKFFPGLVGGHCIGVDPYYLTYKAKALGYDSKIILSGRTINDGMGAYVASKAIKMMIKEGKAISKAKVLVMGATFKENVEDIRNSKVADVINELKSFGVQVDVVDPYASSEELKHEYGFGLVENPTNDYDAVVVAVNHKDYLGFDEEYFRTISSDSPIVIDLKGIYRGKINTLPYWSL, from the coding sequence GTGTACCAGCAACTCCTCAATAAAGAAGCCAAACTGGCAGTCATCGGCCTAGGATATGTAGGACTCCCCATTGCCCTGGAGTTCGCGAAGAAGATAAGTGTGATTGGCTTTGATATCAATGAAAAGCGGGTTGATCTGATGAAGAACAACGTTGACCCTAGCGGCGAGTTGGAGGCATCAGCGTTTGAAGGCTGTGATATTACCTTTACCCATGACCTGGAGGTGCTGCGCGAAGCCCGGTTTTTTATTGTAGCTGTTCCTACCCCAATTGATGCGTATGCCTTACCCGACCTGAAACCCCTGTTAGGCGCCTCTGCCACCGTAGGTAAAGTTCTGAAGAAAGGCGACTATGTGGTATTTGAGTCCACTGTATACCCTGGCTGTACCGAAGAAGACTGTATTCCAGTGCTGGAGCGCGAGTCTGGCCTGAAATTCCCTACTGACTTTAAAGTAGGTTACTCCCCAGAGCGTATCAACCCAGGTGACAAAGAGCACACCCTTACCAAAATCGTGAAAGTGGTTTCCGGCTGTGATGCAGAGTCTCTGGACGTAGTGGCAAAGGTATATGAACTGGTGATTGAGGCGGGCGTGCACCGTGCGTCTTCTATCAAGGTAGCCGAAGCGGCCAAAATCATTGAAAACACCCAGCGTGATGTAAACATTGCGCTTATGAACGAGCTTTCCATCATCTTTGACCGGATGAACATCAATACCTATGAGGTGTTGGAGGCTTCCGGTACCAAGTGGAACTTCCTGAAATTCTTCCCGGGTCTGGTAGGCGGCCACTGTATTGGCGTGGATCCTTACTATTTGACCTATAAAGCCAAAGCGCTAGGGTATGACTCTAAAATCATCTTGAGCGGCCGTACTATCAATGACGGCATGGGCGCTTACGTGGCCAGCAAAGCTATCAAGATGATGATCAAGGAAGGAAAGGCCATCTCCAAAGCCAAAGTCTTGGTAATGGGTGCCACCTTCAAAGAGAACGTGGAAGATATCCGTAATTCTAAGGTAGCTGATGTCATCAATGAGCTGAAAAGCTTTGGGGTGCAGGTAGACGTGGTAGATCCATATGCCTCTTCAGAAGAGTTGAAGCATGAGTACGGTTTTGGTTTAGTGGAAAACCCTACCAATGATTATGACGCCGTGGTGGTAGCGGTGAACCACAAAGACTACCTGGGCTTTGACGAAGAATATTTCAGGACCATATCCAGCGACAGCCCTATTGTGATTGACCTGAAAGGTATTTACAGAGGCAAAATCAATACCCTCCCTTACTGGAGTTTATAA
- a CDS encoding acyltransferase, with protein sequence MSQPAPSYSAHETAVIDEGCQIGEGTKIWHFSHIMPGCQIGKRCNIGQNVVISPGVVLGENVKIQNNVSVYTGVICEDDVFLGPSMVFTNVLNPRSAINRQGEYKQTLVQKGSSIGANATIVCGHTIGAYALVGAGAVVTKDVAPYALVYGNPSQQHGWVSEAGHKLSFDAQQEAICPETGEKYILSNNSVTKSSI encoded by the coding sequence ATGAGCCAACCTGCCCCCTCGTATTCTGCCCATGAAACCGCTGTCATAGACGAAGGTTGCCAGATTGGGGAGGGGACTAAAATATGGCATTTCTCACATATTATGCCCGGCTGCCAGATAGGCAAGCGCTGCAACATCGGGCAGAACGTGGTCATCTCTCCGGGCGTGGTTTTAGGCGAAAACGTCAAGATCCAGAACAACGTCTCTGTTTACACGGGCGTGATTTGTGAAGATGATGTTTTTTTGGGGCCTTCCATGGTCTTTACCAATGTGCTCAATCCAAGGAGTGCCATCAATCGGCAGGGCGAATACAAGCAGACCTTAGTGCAGAAAGGGTCCAGCATTGGGGCTAATGCCACTATTGTTTGCGGCCATACCATCGGGGCCTATGCCTTGGTTGGGGCTGGTGCTGTGGTGACCAAAGATGTAGCTCCCTACGCCTTGGTGTATGGGAATCCCTCGCAACAACATGGCTGGGTAAGCGAAGCCGGGCATAAGCTAAGCTTTGATGCCCAACAGGAAGCCATTTGCCCTGAAACAGGCGAGAAGTATATTTTGAGTAATAATTCAGTAACTAAATCATCCATTTAA
- the prmC gene encoding peptide chain release factor N(5)-glutamine methyltransferase, with amino-acid sequence MPTIEETLKHLTQQLQTLYEEPEARTMAEWVLQYLLETGRMGLLQRRQEPVPTGLGDQVQQCLERLLQHEPLQYVLGEASFYGRDFKVTPAVLIPRPETEELVQRIIKTYQHQHQHQVRLLDIGTGSGCIPITLAAELPTAQVWGLDVSEEALAVARSNAEAINQQVTWLHQDILQEVPALEANSLDAVISNPPYVLEEEKNLMRENVLAFEPHLALFVPNEDPLLFYRRIAQVAQTLLKPGGRLFFEINERYAGQTESLLQELGYQGIRLYQDLRGKDRMAEALWPGKLG; translated from the coding sequence ATGCCTACCATTGAGGAGACTTTAAAGCACCTGACCCAACAGCTACAAACGCTGTATGAAGAACCCGAGGCCCGTACCATGGCCGAGTGGGTGTTGCAGTACCTTCTGGAAACGGGAAGGATGGGCCTACTTCAACGCCGGCAGGAACCGGTACCCACTGGTCTGGGCGACCAGGTGCAGCAGTGCCTGGAGCGCCTGTTGCAGCATGAGCCGTTGCAATATGTATTAGGAGAGGCCTCTTTTTACGGTCGTGACTTCAAGGTGACCCCGGCAGTTCTGATTCCGCGTCCAGAGACCGAGGAACTGGTGCAACGGATTATCAAAACCTACCAGCACCAGCACCAGCACCAGGTCCGGTTGCTGGACATTGGCACCGGGAGCGGCTGCATTCCCATTACCTTGGCAGCTGAATTGCCCACGGCCCAAGTCTGGGGCCTGGATGTGTCTGAAGAAGCTTTGGCGGTAGCGCGCTCCAACGCAGAGGCGATTAACCAGCAAGTAACCTGGCTCCACCAGGACATTCTGCAAGAAGTGCCAGCGCTTGAGGCAAATAGCTTAGACGCCGTGATCAGCAATCCTCCGTATGTCTTGGAGGAAGAGAAAAACCTGATGCGGGAAAACGTGCTGGCCTTTGAGCCGCACCTGGCTCTGTTCGTGCCCAATGAAGACCCACTGCTTTTTTATAGGCGCATCGCCCAGGTGGCGCAGACGTTACTGAAGCCGGGCGGGCGGCTCTTCTTTGAGATTAATGAACGGTACGCCGGACAGACAGAAAGCTTGCTGCAAGAGCTGGGTTACCAGGGAATTCGCCTCTACCAGGACCTCCGTGGCAAGGACCGCATGGCAGAGGCTTTATGGCCCGGAAAATTGGGATAG
- the ribD gene encoding bifunctional diaminohydroxyphosphoribosylaminopyrimidine deaminase/5-amino-6-(5-phosphoribosylamino)uracil reductase RibD gives MKTDKKYMRRALDLAELGTGTARPNPLVGCVVVHEDKIIGEGWHQQYGGPHAEVNAINSVQDKSLLPESRLYVTLEPCSHFGKTPPCADFLLQHGVRDVVICNTDPNPLVAGQGIQKLMDGGCQVHIGVLEEAGLEVNRRFFTNQTQKRPYLVLKWAESSDGFIGLPDCQPCQISGPLSKLLVHQWRTQEQAILVGTRTALNDNPHLNVRHWPGPAPVRIAIDKQLQIPQTHHLLDNSQPTLIYSLKEKEATTQTTFVTLTQETGFLEQMLQDLYQRNVQSVLVEGGAVLLEALIKGNLWDEIRVFKSPNPLTQGVKAPLLPSSLFASRRQIGPDELTIYRNS, from the coding sequence ATGAAGACCGACAAGAAATACATGCGGCGCGCGCTGGACCTGGCGGAATTGGGGACCGGAACGGCCCGGCCTAACCCGCTGGTGGGGTGCGTGGTGGTGCACGAAGACAAGATCATTGGTGAAGGCTGGCATCAGCAATACGGCGGTCCGCACGCCGAGGTAAATGCCATTAACAGCGTGCAGGACAAAAGCCTGCTGCCCGAAAGCCGGCTCTACGTCACCCTGGAACCCTGCTCCCACTTCGGCAAAACCCCACCCTGCGCCGATTTCCTACTACAGCACGGCGTGCGTGACGTGGTCATCTGCAACACCGACCCTAACCCCTTGGTGGCGGGCCAGGGCATCCAGAAATTGATGGACGGTGGCTGCCAGGTGCATATTGGCGTATTGGAGGAGGCAGGGCTGGAAGTAAATAGACGTTTCTTTACTAACCAGACCCAAAAACGGCCTTACCTGGTGCTCAAATGGGCGGAGTCATCTGATGGGTTCATAGGTCTGCCAGACTGCCAGCCTTGTCAGATCTCGGGGCCCCTTTCAAAACTGCTGGTCCACCAATGGCGCACCCAGGAACAGGCCATCTTAGTGGGCACCCGCACTGCCCTCAATGACAACCCCCATCTGAACGTGCGCCACTGGCCCGGACCAGCCCCTGTAAGAATAGCCATAGACAAACAGCTGCAGATCCCTCAAACGCACCATCTCTTAGACAACTCCCAACCCACACTCATTTATTCCCTTAAAGAAAAGGAGGCTACCACCCAAACAACGTTCGTGACCCTTACACAAGAGACTGGGTTTCTGGAACAGATGCTGCAAGACCTGTACCAGAGAAATGTGCAGTCCGTGCTGGTGGAAGGCGGAGCGGTTCTGCTGGAGGCGTTGATTAAGGGTAATCTATGGGATGAAATACGGGTTTTTAAAAGCCCCAACCCATTAACCCAAGGCGTAAAAGCTCCCCTGCTGCCTTCTTCCCTATTTGCTTCCCGGCGGCAAATTGGCCCAGATGAACTGACTATCTACAGGAATTCCTAG
- a CDS encoding GAF domain-containing protein, with product MAENLFIDDTLSKEEKYKALLPQIEALVAPETDLIANLSNVMAALKQGFGFFWVGAYLVKEGELVLGPFQGPVACTRIPFHRGVCGACYTRRETILVPDVEAFPGHIACSSDSKSEIVVPVIKNGEVKMVLDVDSDRLNDFDEVDQKYLEQLMKLAENWF from the coding sequence ATGGCTGAGAATTTATTTATTGACGATACCCTCTCCAAAGAAGAGAAATATAAGGCCCTGCTGCCGCAGATTGAGGCGTTAGTTGCCCCGGAGACCGACCTCATCGCGAACCTATCCAATGTGATGGCTGCCCTGAAACAAGGATTCGGGTTTTTCTGGGTGGGCGCGTACCTGGTGAAGGAAGGCGAACTGGTGCTGGGACCGTTCCAGGGGCCGGTGGCCTGCACCCGCATCCCATTCCATAGGGGCGTGTGCGGCGCCTGCTACACCCGCCGCGAGACCATTCTGGTACCCGACGTAGAAGCCTTCCCCGGCCACATTGCCTGCAGCAGCGACTCCAAGTCTGAGATAGTGGTGCCGGTGATCAAAAACGGCGAGGTGAAAATGGTCCTGGACGTGGACAGCGACCGCCTCAACGACTTTGATGAGGTAGACCAGAAATACCTGGAGCAACTCATGAAACTGGCCGAGAACTGGTTTTAA
- a CDS encoding phosphatidylserine decarboxylase family protein yields MKIHKEGRKILFFTLLGMLVVNMALYYFNSTHLTFNRIFSAVSLIVFLLILQFFRSPYRNLLLHEDLIVAPADGKVVVIENVEEPEYFNDVRKQISIFMSPINVHITRNPVSGVVKYFKYHPGNYFVAWHPKSSTKNERTTVVVESLAGPEVLFRQIAGAMARRIVWYVTEGDEVNQGEEFGFIKFGSRVDIFVPVDTEVKVQLGQVTKGGQTVIAQLKTPASASFFG; encoded by the coding sequence ATGAAAATTCATAAAGAAGGACGAAAGATTCTGTTTTTTACCCTGTTAGGTATGTTGGTGGTGAACATGGCGCTTTACTACTTCAACAGTACCCACCTCACCTTCAACCGGATCTTCTCTGCCGTTTCCCTCATCGTTTTCCTGCTCATCCTTCAGTTCTTCAGAAGCCCGTACCGCAACCTGCTCCTACACGAGGACCTAATCGTGGCCCCCGCCGACGGCAAGGTGGTGGTGATTGAGAACGTGGAGGAGCCCGAGTATTTCAACGATGTGCGCAAGCAGATTTCCATCTTTATGTCACCTATCAACGTGCACATTACCCGTAACCCGGTGTCTGGCGTAGTGAAATACTTCAAATACCACCCGGGTAATTACTTTGTGGCCTGGCACCCAAAATCCAGTACCAAGAACGAGCGCACCACGGTGGTAGTAGAATCGCTAGCCGGTCCAGAGGTGCTGTTTCGGCAGATTGCCGGCGCCATGGCCCGCCGCATTGTGTGGTACGTGACCGAGGGCGACGAAGTGAACCAGGGCGAGGAGTTCGGTTTCATCAAGTTCGGGTCCAGAGTGGATATCTTCGTGCCTGTGGATACCGAGGTGAAGGTACAGTTGGGTCAGGTGACCAAAGGCGGTCAAACCGTGATTGCCCAGCTGAAAACCCCGGCTTCCGCGTCTTTCTTTGGTTGA
- a CDS encoding Glu/Leu/Phe/Val family dehydrogenase: MAYKEPAPIKDKENPFESMMSRFNIAAEVLGLDDDTYEVLKSPTRQVIVNLPVTMDDGSVRVFEGFRVIHSNILGPSKGGIRYDKGVFLDEVKALAAWMTWKCAVVDIPYGGAKGGIICDPTTMSAGELERLTRAYTVALIDTFGPDQDIPAPDMGTGPREMAWLMDEYSKTKGMTVNSVVTGKPLVLGGSLGRVEATGRGVMVSAMAAMEKLGMDPTQSTAAVQGFGNVGSWAAKLLAERGVKILGVSDVSGAYWNENGIDIEAAIAYKNAHHGRLEGFAGAETISNDDLLTSKVDVLVPAAVEDVITARNADQIQARLIVEGANGPTSANADKIINEKGIMVVPDILANSGGVTVSYFEWVQNRLGYKWSLEMVTERSDRIMSEAFNKVYATSQKYNVPMRIAAYIVAIDKVAQTYKFRGGF; this comes from the coding sequence ATGGCCTATAAGGAACCTGCTCCTATCAAGGACAAGGAGAACCCGTTTGAGTCCATGATGTCAAGGTTTAACATTGCGGCAGAGGTGTTGGGCTTAGATGATGATACCTATGAAGTCTTGAAGTCGCCTACCCGCCAGGTGATTGTGAACCTGCCCGTGACCATGGATGACGGCAGCGTGCGCGTGTTTGAAGGTTTCCGGGTGATTCACTCTAACATATTAGGTCCGTCTAAAGGCGGTATCCGGTATGACAAAGGCGTATTCCTGGATGAGGTGAAGGCCCTGGCCGCCTGGATGACCTGGAAATGCGCCGTGGTGGATATCCCCTACGGTGGTGCCAAAGGCGGTATCATCTGCGACCCTACCACCATGTCTGCCGGTGAGTTGGAGCGCCTTACCCGCGCCTATACCGTGGCCTTGATTGATACCTTCGGCCCAGACCAGGATATTCCGGCCCCCGACATGGGTACCGGCCCGCGTGAGATGGCCTGGTTGATGGATGAGTACTCCAAAACCAAAGGCATGACCGTGAACTCGGTGGTAACCGGAAAGCCCCTGGTATTGGGTGGCTCCCTGGGCCGCGTAGAGGCCACCGGACGCGGGGTAATGGTATCGGCCATGGCCGCCATGGAGAAACTGGGCATGGACCCCACCCAGTCTACTGCTGCGGTGCAGGGCTTCGGGAACGTGGGTTCCTGGGCGGCTAAGCTGCTGGCGGAACGCGGCGTGAAGATCCTGGGCGTGAGTGACGTGAGCGGTGCCTATTGGAACGAGAACGGCATTGACATTGAAGCCGCCATTGCCTACAAAAACGCGCACCATGGCCGTCTGGAAGGCTTTGCTGGGGCAGAGACCATCAGCAATGATGACCTCCTGACTTCTAAAGTAGATGTGCTGGTGCCTGCCGCCGTGGAAGACGTGATTACCGCCCGCAACGCAGACCAGATTCAGGCCCGCCTGATTGTGGAAGGCGCCAACGGCCCCACCTCGGCCAACGCCGATAAAATCATCAATGAGAAAGGCATTATGGTAGTGCCAGACATTCTGGCCAATTCTGGCGGGGTAACCGTGTCTTACTTTGAGTGGGTACAGAACCGCCTGGGCTACAAATGGAGCCTGGAAATGGTGACCGAGCGCTCTGACCGGATTATGTCTGAGGCGTTCAACAAGGTGTACGCCACCTCTCAGAAATACAACGTGCCTATGCGTATTGCCGCTTATATTGTGGCCATTGACAAGGTGGCGCAGACCTATAAGTTCCGGGGTGGTTTCTAA
- a CDS encoding phosphatidate cytidylyltransferase, translated as MEKPKKALNNLQLRLLAGVLGGALFIGAIYWNEWTFFMLFLALTVLGLLEFYRLLSTKGFQPNRVIGVGLGVELYLLGFAVEEGAIASDWLFLLPPVMLLALVAELYRKKEQPFTNAALTLVGVFYIAAPFTLLHVLAFLPGRYSWQIILGIMFLIWASDTGAYAAGKSFGKNKLFPRISPGKTWEGWVGGMLLSIGVAWLLARYFPDLALEHWLGVAVLVSVFGVLGDLVESMLKRSLGVKDSGTLIPGHGGILDRFDSLILVVPFVVAFLELVW; from the coding sequence ATGGAGAAACCAAAAAAAGCACTTAACAATCTGCAGCTGAGGCTTCTGGCCGGAGTGCTGGGAGGGGCCCTGTTTATTGGCGCCATCTATTGGAACGAATGGACCTTTTTTATGCTGTTTCTGGCCTTGACCGTGCTGGGACTGCTGGAGTTCTACCGCCTGCTCTCCACCAAAGGCTTTCAGCCCAACCGCGTGATTGGGGTAGGCTTGGGCGTAGAGCTGTACCTGCTGGGCTTTGCCGTGGAAGAAGGCGCCATTGCCTCTGACTGGCTCTTTCTCTTGCCGCCGGTCATGCTCCTGGCTCTGGTGGCCGAGCTGTATCGCAAAAAAGAGCAGCCCTTCACCAATGCGGCCCTTACGCTGGTAGGCGTTTTCTACATTGCGGCCCCATTTACGCTGCTGCACGTACTGGCTTTTCTGCCAGGCAGATACAGCTGGCAGATTATTCTGGGCATCATGTTCCTCATCTGGGCCTCTGATACCGGGGCCTATGCAGCGGGCAAATCCTTTGGGAAAAATAAATTATTTCCGCGTATTTCGCCCGGCAAAACCTGGGAGGGCTGGGTAGGAGGGATGCTTCTTTCTATAGGTGTAGCGTGGCTGCTGGCCCGATACTTTCCTGATTTGGCCCTGGAACATTGGCTGGGGGTAGCCGTACTGGTCTCTGTGTTTGGCGTGCTAGGTGATCTGGTGGAGTCTATGCTCAAGCGAAGCCTGGGCGTGAAAGACTCCGGAACCTTGATTCCGGGCCACGGTGGCATTCTGGATAGGTTTGATAGTCTTATTCTGGTAGTGCCCTTTGTGGTGGCTTTTCTGGAACTGGTTTGGTAA
- a CDS encoding CPBP family intramembrane glutamic endopeptidase, with protein sequence MKGFISPALHPFKSLLLFCLFVVPGLFIGNFLAMLLIKLIWGYGLTQISEMLANPSAYPDSRSAMVFFQGVVHLIGFTLASLAFLKVYAHKPAAFLSPRPSIPGYLLLGSAVLMLVILPAASWLVYWNANVDFPAFMDGFEQWAKAKEEYLRQLTLEMTKINTVPQLLLGLMVFAVLPAIGEELVFRGVVQNELQRWWRNPHLAIWVAAIVFGIIHMQFYGVVPRIFLGVVFGYLYWWSGNIWVPIIGHFMNNGFMVLMMYLQQRGQVDLNVESTEASPWHVSLLSLALSLGLLYVLYNGFRRLPFPAHADE encoded by the coding sequence ATGAAAGGTTTCATCTCGCCCGCGCTCCACCCTTTTAAGTCGCTTTTGCTCTTCTGTCTGTTTGTGGTGCCGGGCCTGTTCATTGGCAACTTTCTGGCCATGCTGCTCATCAAACTCATATGGGGCTATGGCCTCACGCAGATAAGCGAGATGCTGGCCAACCCCAGCGCCTACCCCGACAGCCGCAGCGCGATGGTCTTTTTTCAGGGGGTGGTGCACCTGATTGGCTTTACATTAGCGTCCCTGGCCTTCCTGAAAGTATACGCGCACAAACCCGCCGCTTTCCTGTCGCCCCGGCCTTCTATCCCGGGCTACCTTCTGCTGGGCAGTGCCGTGCTCATGCTGGTGATCCTGCCGGCCGCCTCGTGGCTGGTATACTGGAACGCCAACGTGGATTTTCCGGCGTTTATGGACGGGTTTGAACAGTGGGCCAAGGCCAAAGAGGAATACCTGCGGCAACTTACCTTGGAGATGACCAAAATCAACACCGTGCCGCAGCTGCTGCTGGGCCTCATGGTCTTTGCGGTGCTGCCGGCCATTGGCGAGGAGCTGGTATTCAGGGGCGTGGTGCAGAACGAGCTGCAGCGCTGGTGGCGAAACCCACACCTGGCCATTTGGGTGGCCGCCATTGTGTTTGGCATCATTCACATGCAGTTCTATGGCGTGGTGCCGCGCATCTTCCTGGGCGTGGTCTTTGGCTACCTGTACTGGTGGTCGGGTAACATCTGGGTGCCCATCATAGGGCATTTCATGAACAATGGCTTTATGGTGCTCATGATGTACCTGCAGCAGCGCGGCCAGGTAGACCTGAACGTGGAGTCTACGGAGGCTTCGCCTTGGCATGTTTCCCTGCTCTCCCTGGCCCTTAGCCTGGGGCTCCTGTATGTGCTTTATAACGGCTTCCGGCGCCTGCCTTTTCCGGCTCACGCCGATGAATAA